The Tamandua tetradactyla isolate mTamTet1 chromosome 5, mTamTet1.pri, whole genome shotgun sequence genome window below encodes:
- the DNPH1 gene encoding 5-hydroxymethyl-dUMP N-hydrolase, protein MAETVSRARERRDLGEPGGQALYFCGSIRGGREDLALYGRIVSRLRRFGTVLTEHVAAAELGVRGEETAEGDRLIHEQDLAWLQQADVVVAEVTQPSLGVGYELGRAVALNKPILCLFRPKSGRVLSAMIRGAADGSQFQVWDYEEEEVEALLDQYFEAVPPEHVAVAPDPTT, encoded by the exons ATGGCGGAAACGGTGTCCCGAGCGCGGGAGCGACGGGACCTCGGGGAGCCGGGCGGCCAGGCCCTGTACTTCTGCGGGAGCATCCGCGGCGGGCGCGAGGACCTGGCGCTGTACGGTCGGATCGTGTCGCGGCTGCGGCGCTTCGGGACGGTGCTCACTGAGCACGTGGCCGCCGCTGAGCTGGGCGTGCGCG GGGAGGAGACTGCTGAGGGTGACAGGCTCATCCATGAGCAGGACCTGGCCTGGCTGCAGCAGGCAGATG TGGTCGTGGCAGAAGTGACACAGCCATCCTTGGGTGTAGGCTACGAGCTGGGCCGGGCCGTGGCCCTCAATAAGCCGATCCTGTGCCTGTTCCGCCCTAAGTCTGGCCGAG TGCTTTCCGCTATGATCCGGGGAGCAGCAGATGGCTCGCAGTTCCAGGTGTGGGACTATGAAGAGGAAGAGGTAGAGGCCCTGCTGGATCAATACTTTGAGGCTGTTCCTCCTGAGCACGTGGCTGTCGCCCCTGACCCAACCACTTGA